The Chryseobacterium wanjuense genome includes a window with the following:
- a CDS encoding helix-turn-helix domain-containing protein, whose protein sequence is MEENSPKAFPFIQVYINKAKKEKNYEKLVQGYKDGVFYSSLNEKKLKYADSAVWAAKQSGNSDLISTAYIEKGVVYYYHYKKYQKALNEYLAAYEYSKNTNNEFLKFQNLYYIGVVKSYLGYYEESAQLFKQCIDYYSPKSKSNLHPNEIFNNKKGYLNSLHQLIICYRNLGKTKEADSAIQTGLSEVKNDPDFAQEKGYFLLCKGISDYKKNQYQLTLDHLNPSISLMKKSGDFAWLSVGYFYVGKSYLDLKNNAKSIIYFKKVDSIFQKHQFILPELRENYELLINHYKKEKNQEQQLYYTSQLLKADSIISKDFIYLSPKIHKEYDTKTLLDEKNELEKANSWGSFIIAGLIILAVGLVILLIIRYKNEKEIQQKYILLEEKFMMQQDAVEKNVSAPEEKKTNLDENKVEELLRKLKSFEDKKEFTQKGLTINKLASQFGTNSNYLSQVINEYKEVNFNKYLSELRIHYITNLLFENREYLKYGIETLAKECGIASRQNFSDLFYEINGIRPTDFIRKRKQELDNKGGFSTWNAV, encoded by the coding sequence ATGGAAGAAAATAGCCCTAAAGCATTTCCATTTATTCAGGTTTATATTAATAAAGCAAAAAAGGAAAAAAACTATGAAAAGCTGGTTCAGGGATATAAAGACGGTGTATTTTATTCATCTTTAAACGAGAAAAAATTAAAATATGCCGACAGTGCAGTTTGGGCAGCAAAACAATCAGGAAACAGCGATCTTATAAGTACGGCATATATTGAGAAAGGCGTTGTATATTACTATCATTACAAAAAATATCAAAAAGCACTTAACGAATATCTTGCAGCCTACGAATACTCGAAAAATACGAATAATGAGTTCCTGAAATTTCAGAATCTGTATTATATAGGTGTGGTAAAAAGCTATTTAGGATACTACGAGGAATCGGCTCAGCTATTTAAGCAATGTATTGATTACTACAGCCCAAAATCGAAATCAAATCTCCATCCGAATGAGATTTTTAATAATAAAAAAGGGTATCTCAACAGTCTTCATCAATTAATTATCTGTTACCGTAATCTTGGGAAAACCAAAGAAGCAGATTCTGCCATACAAACCGGACTTTCCGAAGTGAAAAATGATCCGGATTTTGCGCAGGAAAAAGGCTATTTTCTCTTATGCAAAGGTATTTCTGATTATAAAAAAAATCAATACCAGTTAACATTAGACCATCTGAACCCATCTATTTCATTAATGAAAAAGAGTGGTGATTTTGCCTGGCTGTCAGTAGGATATTTTTATGTTGGAAAAAGTTATTTGGATTTAAAAAATAATGCAAAATCAATTATTTACTTTAAAAAGGTAGACTCTATTTTTCAAAAACATCAATTTATCCTTCCTGAGTTGAGGGAAAATTATGAGCTTCTTATTAATCATTATAAGAAAGAAAAAAATCAGGAACAGCAATTATATTATACAAGTCAGCTTTTGAAGGCAGACAGTATTATTTCGAAAGATTTTATTTATTTATCTCCAAAAATCCATAAAGAATATGACACGAAAACTTTACTGGACGAAAAAAATGAACTTGAAAAAGCAAATTCATGGGGAAGCTTCATTATTGCCGGTCTGATTATCCTGGCTGTTGGACTTGTGATATTATTAATTATAAGGTATAAAAATGAGAAGGAAATTCAGCAAAAATATATTTTACTGGAAGAAAAATTCATGATGCAGCAAGATGCGGTAGAAAAAAATGTTTCTGCCCCGGAAGAAAAGAAAACCAACCTTGATGAAAATAAGGTGGAAGAACTCCTCCGAAAACTTAAATCATTCGAAGATAAAAAGGAATTTACCCAAAAAGGATTGACTATCAATAAATTAGCGTCCCAATTCGGAACGAATTCTAATTATTTGTCGCAAGTGATCAATGAGTATAAGGAAGTTAATTTCAATAAGTATCTGAGTGAATTAAGAATTCATTATATCACCAATCTACTATTCGAAAACCGCGAATACCTGAAATACGGCATCGAAACCCTCGCCAAAGAATGCGGAATTGCCTCCCGCCAGAATTTTTCCGATCTTTTTTATGAAATCAACGGGATCCGCCCCACAGATTTTATCCGAAAAAGAAAACAGGAGCTTGATAATAAAGGTGGTTTTTCAACTTGGAATGCGGTGTGA
- a CDS encoding GLPGLI family protein, which yields MFTISNIFFAQSSYKAFYEMKWRNKKDTVKNHELCTLIINEKGSSYFQSYENFRRDSAHTKTVNEYFANKAGGLRLRDDTSNAKFRSLIIKNVSQNSMVVEERFFTSIFSTHYNTTKQNWKLINKTDKILGHAVSMATTDFGGRKWIAWYTTEIPINDGPYKFYGLPGLILKISDAGNEYSFEIKGIIKEKNDLEQRNFTYDAPVNITPKQWDAFWKKYTKQPSVIFENLNTDQTTYVINGQDVNSKEVKDAYNRKELEFLKIFENPIELAPTY from the coding sequence ATGTTTACAATTAGTAATATATTTTTTGCTCAATCTTCTTACAAAGCTTTCTATGAAATGAAATGGAGAAATAAAAAAGACACTGTAAAAAATCATGAATTATGCACCCTTATCATCAACGAAAAAGGCAGCTCTTATTTTCAGTCTTATGAAAATTTCAGGAGAGACTCTGCCCATACAAAAACCGTTAATGAATATTTTGCCAATAAAGCGGGAGGCCTGAGACTGCGAGACGATACCAGCAATGCAAAATTTCGGTCACTTATTATTAAAAATGTATCACAAAACAGCATGGTTGTAGAAGAACGCTTCTTTACGAGTATTTTTTCTACACATTATAATACCACCAAACAAAATTGGAAGCTCATCAACAAAACTGATAAAATCCTGGGACATGCTGTAAGCATGGCTACAACAGATTTCGGAGGAAGAAAATGGATCGCGTGGTACACCACAGAAATCCCGATTAACGACGGGCCTTATAAATTTTACGGGCTACCCGGACTTATTCTAAAAATATCCGATGCCGGAAACGAATACAGTTTTGAAATAAAAGGCATCATAAAAGAAAAGAACGATCTGGAACAAAGAAACTTCACCTATGATGCACCGGTAAATATCACACCGAAACAATGGGATGCTTTCTGGAAGAAATATACAAAACAGCCTTCCGTGATTTTTGAAAACCTGAATACAGATCAGACAACTTATGTTATCAACGGACAGGATGTGAATTCCAAAGAAGTAAAAGATGCTTACAACCGTAAGGAATT